The DNA sequence gtgtgtgtgtgtgtgggtgtgggtgtgggtgggggagggggagggggggggaggcatGCCCACCCGTCTCACCTCCTCCCTGAGGGGCTGTAAATGGGGCGAGGTTTGAAGACCCTGGGGATTCCAGGCGGCTGGCTCACCTCTCCAGAAGTTCCAACCTCAAGCGATGCCCATGGGGAAGCGTGAGCAGCTCCAGGCCAGAGGCAACCCCCATGGCACCCCGCTGAGCCTTGGTCACTCCTAGAAGTCCTGTAGCCTGGGCAGCGGGAGTTAGTGGGGATGTCAACTGAGCAGAATGAGTATACGGGTTTGAGGTGCCGTTCGGCCTTGGCCTGGCTTCAGCCCCTGTCTAAGGAGGAGGGACCTGGTAGGTGACCCACCTGACAGTCCACCAATAATAGGTGGAGGGCAGTGCTCCCAGGATGGTGCTCCAGGAACAGGCCACGGAGAGTACTCAGGACTCTGGGTTCCAGGGGCCGATTCTGGGGGCCCAGCAGGCAGGAGGGGTTGttaggggggcagaaagagacctCAGCCTGTGGTCTTGCAAAACTTctactctcttcctcctcttcctcttcagctTCCCACCATGGGGCCTCTGTCTCCGGGCTGCTGTGGCCAGGGGGTGTTCCTTGGGCACTGGGCACTCGGGGCACCAGCTCACAGTACGTTGGGGGGCGTCCAGACGCATCACGCAGCACCAGCGAGGGTGTTCGAGGCGGCTTGGTTGGTGCCTTGGCATGAAGCTGCCCATCGGAGGCCCGGAGGCTGTCAGCAACGGACCCCAGGGGAGCTGGGGTCTTTAGCAACACGGGGTCACTACCCATCCGAGGGAGGGCACACATGGGCATGGCTGAGGCTTCTAGGGGTCAAACAAGAGGGAGTGAAGGGGGTACACAGAGAAGAtagctgggtggggtgggggtgttccTGTGCTGCCGCCCTCTTGGTTCATGTAGTCAATAACTAGGTATCTTGGGGTGGGTTTGAACTTAAAAACTTCATTGATCTAAATGCGATACACTTACCAATGGCTTGAAAATGAACTCTCTTTGACACTTATGTATGAATTCTGAATACTATGGTTTAAACTTGAATTCTTTTGGTTTTGGCCCTCTGGTTAAAGATGGGAAGCACAtacaaaactaaaacagaaacaaTTCTTCAAAATTCACAAAACGACAAAAGCACCAAAGACACAGAGTTGATCAAACTTTCAAATGATGTCTTTTGTTAAGCTTCTGGCATGTCCACTTCTGAAGTTATTAGAACTTCAAGCTGCACCCAGACTTTTGGGAGGCTCTGTATTTGCCAAGCATATACGCAGACCCTCTTATATATAGGGGCTCAAAACCTTCCCATGGTTCTAGCTCACTCTGAGTAAAGGCCAAAGTTCTCACAGTAGCCAAAAAAGGCCCCTGCTATCTGAATCTCAGATGGTTCAGCTATACTCACCTCCTTTTGGCTGAATCAACAGTTCATACTCTTGTTTtggccccaggacctttgcactggctcttcctacctttttttttttttaagtttatttatttattttgagagacagagggagagagagaatcccaagcaggctccatgctgtcagcccagagcccgatgaagggcttgaactcacaaaccatgagatcatgacctgaaccgaaatcaagagtcggatgcttaaccgactgagacacccagacaccccactggCTGTTCCTTCTCCCTGGGCCACTCTTACCTCCAGATAGTCACATCATTTCTTCCTTCACCACCTTCAAATCTTTCTCCACGGGGCCTGTCCGGACTACTATTAAAACTGTAATACTCTCATCCCTCTCCTCCCAATCTCcctgttttacttttaagtttaccCCAACTTGACTCATTTTTGTTGTCAATGTCCATCTTCCTTTAATGGGATGCTGGCACCACCTGTGCAgagatctttgtctttcttttttttttttttatttttatttttatttatttttttattttttaacattttatttatttttgagacagagcatgaatgggggaggggcagagagagagggagacacagaatcggaaacaggctccaggctctgagccatcagcccagagcctgacgcggggctcgaactcatggagcgcgagatcgtgacctggccgaagtcggacgcttaaccgactgcgccacccaggcaccccgagatctttgtctttcttgttGAGTGATATATCTCAGCATTTAGCCCAGTGGCTGGCATGCAGTGAGGGCTCATGTTGAATGGGGGGAGGCAGGACAGATGGGACAGACAAGCCACAAGGAGAATCGTAGGTAGGACGGTTAGGGTCAGCTGCTTTGAGAAACCCAGTTAAATGAGAAGTCAGTCAGGAAAAGATTAGGGGAATGGGCTTTCCCATGGTGAGGATAGCAAGTGCAAAGATCCTGAGGCAGCAACAAGACGGTGTGGCTGGAGTGAGGAAGGGGTGTGGCAGGAGTTATTAGGTCAGCCACGGTCAGAGCGCACAGAGCTTCTGGGAATAATCATAAGCCCACATTTTAAAGCCCTCACAAAGTTCCTGTGTGTTTGTTAATCACCATGGCAATTTTGAAAgcattattgtccccattttccaagaggttaagtcacttgcccaataTCACTCAGGCAGTGAGTGGCACAGCCATGTCTGAGCCATGTACTGTCCTGGTAGACCCTTACCTGGTCCACAGTGATCTTCTCTTGACCGCCCCATGTGCTCCAGCCCTGCAGGCTGACTGTCACTCCACTTTCTAGTCCTGGGGGACAGAGATGAGGGAGACGTGTAGTCCCACCCTGAGCAGGGCAGCCCCCACTGATGCCCAGAAAACCCTATATCCACTCATTCAGGATCAGTGGACCTCAACCAGGATATCCTACCCACAGGGGACACTTCTCAGTGTCAGGAGACATTTTTCTTCGTTGTGGCAactagggggtggggtggagaagatTCCACGGGCACCCTGTagacagaggccagggatgctgttcaaCATCCTACGATGCACAGGACAACCCCCCCCAGGCAAGAAGTGATCCGGCCCTAAATGTCAATAGCGGTTAGTGCCCAGGTAGAGGAACTCTGGGGGGAACTGGATGTCATCTGAGAAGCAGGGAGCCTGTGATTACCTGGGCAACTCTGTCAGAGCTGGGCTGCCTCGGAGGGTGTCCTCACTAAAGCTGCGTCGAATAGGTCCTTGCCGTATCACGGGTCTGGAGGCCACAGCCCCGGTGGCCTGGGAGAGCGGACGTTGCCCGGTCGCATAGCTGAGAACCAGGGAGGTCAGGCTTGGGAAACGCTCATCCTCCAGCTGAAAGAGCGCTGTGGGTCGGCCTGGTCGGGGACGCAGGGCCACACGGAGCACCTCAAAGTGCAGGGCTGAGCCCTGCCAGCGGCAGGAGATCACTGGGTGGCCCCCGCGGGACCCGGAGGCACGAACCAAGAAGTCTCCATCTTGCCGAAGGAGGGCCTCAGCCTtctggggaaggaggacagggggcagggggctTAGGCATGAGCCCAGATCAGCAATTAATGGTGAtgcctcacccccagcccccacccaagAAAAGCCACCCCAGGGATGGGGTAGCTTTACACCaaaccatccccccccccttttctcagGGGCACCCCTCTGGAGTACAGTTCCCAGGCTCCTTTGCAGCTTGTCATCATTCGATATGATCTGGCCAATAGGAGGAGGGCAGAAGGTGCAGCTGGGAACGTCCAGACCTGGCTCACAAGACCCTCCTGCACAATCCTGCAGGTTCCGGCCCCTACGTGTCAGGGGATGTCCCCAAAGCCCTGGTGGAAGGAGGAGCCTCAAGATGGAAAGAGCCCGGATCCTGACCGATTTCTGGAGCTCCGCACTCCCCACTCCTCAACCACCTCCTAGTGCTGGCTGACATTGACCGAAGCAGCTTTCGACCTGAGTAAATGCACTAGGCTTGGTACACAAACGTGGCTTCGAACAAAAATGCCATGAGCTGGATCCTTCCAAACTGACTGTGGCCTGGAAATCCTcctttattaaaagttttaagcAGTCTTATGCCAGCCATGGTGGCTGGTACCACAATAGGGGCTGGGGGCCATGACACCAGAGGGGGAGGCAAAGCAGAGTtggggacaggggctggggaCTGAACGATAAATACGGTGGACGCACATATAGCCCTTACTATGTATCAGGCTACATGCTGTAGGcatatgaactcatttaatcctttacCAAGGTTAAGCAGTAGATACCATTACTCCCATTtcacatatggggaaactgaggcccagacaggtcAAATACctagctcaaggtcacacagctggggtTTTGAATCCAGGAGGTCTGGCTCCAGGGTGTGGCATTTTAACCACTAAGCGATACTGACTCTCACAATTTGACTGGATGCCCAGGGTCCCAGGACTCCCGAGGGTGACAAAGGAGTTGGGGATGAGGGTTGGGGAGACTTGGGTTGAGAGGGAGATGCTGTGACTGCTCAATACTGATTGAgcactcactgtgtgccaggaccTGTCCTAGACCCTGGAGACACAGGGATGAGTGAGACCAAGGCCCTGCCCTGCGCCGTCTGGTGGGCAAGATACACGAGAGGCAAGCACACGTGAATTGTCCAAGAGTAATCAATGAAGGTAATAAAAGAGGGAAATGGGGTCTTGGTGGCCGCAGGTACTCGGGACCCAGAGGGAAAGACAAGCAAAGCCAAGGAGTCGGACTGGGGGCGGTGGCATTAGGACCCACTTAATCTCTGTCACCCCTTGTCCATACCATCCCAGAGAAAATGGTCATTTACGTgtaaggagtggcatgataccaACCAAACTTCAAGACAGTCCCCAGACCCTCAGCCACCTCTTCCAATAGACCTTGACCATAAGTCCCTCATCCAGGACCCAGGAATCCCCAGCAAGTCAGGGCGGGAGAGGCTCCCCATCAGACGGTCCTGAGGCTCTGTAGGAAGCAGAGGTACCTGACGGGACAGGGGGCCGTGGTACCAGGGCTGGCTGGCGAAGTCTTCTCCATCCTGTGGCACCTGCATGGAGCTCTTGGGGGCAGAGGGTTACAAGGGCTGAACTCTGTACTTGCAACAGTCCTCAgtcttccacatctgtaaaatgggaataattattcCTTCCTCTTAAACTTCCTTAGTGGCCAGGTCAGCCCTTCCATGGTCCTCAAACCTTACAatgcaactctctctctctgtatatatatataatatagccATATTCTAAATTAAACAAGTtattcagtcaaaaaaaaaaatatatatatatatatacacacacacacacagcagattttgtttatatatgtgtatgtatatatatatgtgtgtacatatatgtatacatatatatatagtagataCATATAATTGGGCTATGATTAAGATTAACTTAGAATTGGCTGTGATCTCATGCAAACAGTTGTGCATTCACTGGTTATCTTGCAAAGGGAGAAGACCTAGACATTGCCTTCAAATGtaatgcaatttttcttttcttttttttttttttttaattttttttttcaacgtttatttatttttgggacagagagagacagagcatgaacgggggaggggcagagagagagggagacacagaatcggaaacaggctccaggctctgagccatcagcccagagcccgacgcggggctcgaactcacagaccgcgagatcgtgacctggctgaagtccgacgcttaaccgactgcgccacccaggcgccccaagtaatgcaatttttaaagaatgtttgtttgtttgttttgagagagagagagagtgcgtgagcaggggaggggcagagagagagggagagagagaatcccaagcaggctctgcactatcagcttggagcccaaggcggggctcgatccaggaactgaaccgtgagatcatgccctgagccgaaaccaagaatctgatgcttaacttaTGCAGATGACATTTTACAGAAATGTCATTAACTATTTCACTCAAACTAATATCTATGGGgcactcactgtgtgccaggtacatACTCTAGGCACTAGAGGCCCAGCAGGAACTAGACAGGGGCATCCTTGGGGAGTTGCCGTTCTAGTGGGGCAGAGAGCAACTAAGAAAACAAGtaagtagggcacctgggtggctcagttggttaggcgtccgacttcggctcagggcatgatctcgcggtttgtgagttcgagccccacatcgggctctgtgctgacggctcagagcctggagcctgcttcggattctgtgtctccctctctctctgcccctccccgacatgcattctctctctctctctctctctctctctttctctcaaaaataaataaacattaaaaaaatattttaaagaaaataaataagtagatgaCGGAGTAGATAGATTACAAAGagataagcagaaaaataaagccaggGATGGGATACGAAGTTACAAGGGGTGGAGATAAGATTTTCCATAGGGTGGCCTGGGAGGGTCTCAATTAGTACCAACTGGGAGGATTTTGAGGGAGCGAGCCAGgtgaaagaacattccaggccagAGGGAATCTATGTTATTAATCTATAGCTTCTTAGCCATCTATGTGCACACTCAAGAATTCTTACGATGTAGGAACATCTGACCCATACATGGCTTTCCCATGTCacaccattttaaaaaactttatgtATGCATTCTTGTAttctgcaagagagagagagagagtgaatgtgagcgggagaggggcagagggagagagagaaacttaagcaggctccacacccaacatggagctggacgcagggctcaatctcatgactgcgagatcatgacctgagctgaaatcaagagtcacccactaagccacccaggtgccccttaaattttattattattattattgttgttgttgtcgttattattatctttacacccaatgtggggctcgaactcacgaccctgagatcaacaacTGCACACTCCTCTGACCGAGCTGGCCAGGCCCCTCTCCAACATAATACCATTTTCAAGGACAATAAAACGTCACATTTTGTAGAAATGTCAGCAAACAGCAATTTTGCCTTTGCAGATTCTTACATTTTGGAGCCCATACGCTTTGTTATTCTTGTGGCCAAATTTAGGTCTCTGACATTTTGGGGCTCCCTTGATATTgtgcaggcctcaggctctgtgtgtcTGGAGTCTGGTGGAGAAAACCTGCTCTGGGTGGGAGGGAAGCGGGCGGTCTGCTTCTCACTGCCTCCACCCCTAAGGTCTCCTGCGCCTGGCTGTGCAGGGAAGTAGCATCAGGATTCTCGTTTCCTGAGTCAGCAAGGCGGAGGGCCAGAACCGGGCAGGAAGTTCCCAGACCTGCCCCAGGTGGCtttggggtggggagctgggcaggGAGCTGGCTCCAGGTGTTGCATACCTGAAACGCCAGGTGTGCCTCCTGGATGCCTGTGTACTTCCTGTTTGTCAGCTGGGCCAGGCCAACCTCTGTCTCGACTCCCCTAGCCTCGGCTCCCTCTATCTTGTGCCCTCTTTAGCGGGCATGCAGGTGGGTCACCGACAAGGCTCTGGCTAGTTTGGTGGAGGGGAGCTGGGATGAGGGAGGAGCTCAGGGTGGGCACAGGTCAGACTCAGGGCCACTAAGTCATCCTCCTGCCCTTCATCCTTTGGAATAATTTCTGGATATttgggcaggggagagaagggagcagaatCAGGAAGAGGGTGGGGTAGGGTcaaccatggggaagggaagagggctaTTCATGCCCTACAGACCACGCCCGTGTGCACACATATGCAGGGGGGCAGCCccctacacacagacacatggacaCAGATAGACATGGGTACTCAAACTTGACATGGAGCAAACGCTGATTGGCTGAGCACTTACTGTCTTCAGGACCTGTTCTAGACCCGGGAGATACAGTGATGAATGCGACTAAGGCCCTGCCAGGTGCTGCCTCGCGGGCAAGTCACACAGCAAACAGCACACAAATGAACGAAGAAGACAATGTCTAAGAATAATCACTGACAAAACAGGAACGTGGGATAAAGAAGGTTGGAGGAGGCAGCTACTGTAAATAGTGTATAATCAGGCAGCTTTCTCCCTCCACGGAGGGACTTTGGAGCTGAGATCTCAGTAAAGGGAAGGAGACAGTTACACAAAGGTTTGGAAAAAGGGCAGTCAAGGTGGTGGGGGCCGGGAGAGCGGGGTGCAAAGGCCTGGGGGTGAGATGGAGCTTACTTCTAACATTTTACACCATCaaggaggccactgtggctgAAACGCACTGAGCAACCAGCTAAGTGGAGAGCGGCGAGGTCGACAGGCGTGAGACCATTCTGGTGGACCCGGAGTTTTCATCTTAGTGGGATGCAGTGGGGGTTAAAGAAGGGTTTTAAATGAGAGAGGGCGCGATCTGGTTTGTGCTTTAAAAAGATTGCTCAGGCAAAGCGGCAGCCTGGAGGCTTTCCGTGTTCCACAGGTAACACGCTTATAGGAGCACTTTCAGGTACGTCCAGGTACACGGTCACGCGTGACGCACAGCGACCCAATCAGGCACTCGGCGACCCCTTCTATGTCCTCGGCTGCTCGGGGACCGACACCCCGACCTTCCCTTCCGGCCGGGGGCCCCACCTGGAAAAGAGAGGACTCTTCCACCCCAATAATCCCCTGATTCCGGATGTACCTGCGTCCCCTCACTCACCTGGGCCGGGACCCGCGGAGCTGGCGAGAAGCTGGGGCCGGGGCGAAGCCTAAAGCTCTGCGGCTCcgggcccctccctccccgccccagcgGGCCCAACCTTCTCCGGCCGCGCCCGGCGGGAACCGAGCCCATTCACCTGGCCCCGCCCCCGAGGACCCCGCCTCCAACGGTAGCCTTCCAGGCTCTGGCCCCGCCCCTGCGCCCCGTCCCACCCCTTCAGAGGCGTTCCTGGCGCTAACCACTCCCCCTTCGGAGAGAACCTCGCTCCCATAAACCACGCCCCCTTGGGAACGCCGTCCACCGCATGCAGGGGGCCCCGCAGCCTGGGGCGTCGCTCCGCCCCCAGGAGCTGGCCACGCCCACAcgctctttttccctctctcagtCCCGCCCTTAGAGCTCCGCTCCTCTCTTCCCCGCAGGCTGGTCCCAAGTATCCCTGACCCCTAGGGACGTGGTAAGGGCTGTCTCTCTCCTCGCCTCCCAGGGGCCCGCGCGGGGACAGGCCGGCCCTTTACGGGCTCACTCTAAGCGCGGGGGCGACGGCTGCTGTGACGTAGAGAGAGGTGCGCTTCCTCCAGACCGTCCCCCTGGGTTTCCCGGAAGGGAACTCCAGTGGGTGTCGGGTTTTGTGGAGACAGATGCGGGAAAACACGACAGCCTCCACCAGTAACAGCACGAGGGGAGAGGAGCTCGCCTCTGGGGGCTCATGGGGGGGAGACATTCAGGTGGTTTCcctggtgggaggaaggaggtgggaggggggcttCCATCGTGATGCTTGGAGCAAGCAAGGAAAGATTTGGAACAAGAGGAGGGACGCTCTAGCCACGTTTATTGAGAGCTCACAATAATAGCAGTTTTGAAAGCACTAGCCGCAACTAACACTTACTGAGcgcttactgtatgccaggacTGTTCTGCTTGCCTGACCTGCTTCAACGCGTTTAATTTTCACATACACCTGTCAGTGAAGGAGGTACTAATTTTCATCaaccccattttccagatgcagaaactgaggcgcGAGGCAGCCAAGCCATTTGCCCAGGTTGACCCGGCTTGCGAGTGGCGGAGGTGGGATTCATACCCCGAGCCCTGGAGCGCCATCCTGTCCTCCTCGCTTTCATCCGTGCAGCCCAGCCCCACCATCTCCGATCCCTACCATAAATTCTAAACGGTGAAGgtgaccatcacccattttacagatgaggaaattgagacgtAGAGCGCCAAGGACGCTTGGGGATCAAAAGTTTCGGTGCCTGCGGGATCGCAAAGCTGGTGATTTCCAGGCTTGGCTTCCCCCTCAGCGAAATGTGGAAGAGACTCGAGGCTGCggaggaggagctgaggggagtGTTTTTTCCTTGACCCCCTCCCGCCTAGTTTCGGTGCAGAGAGtagagcggggcggggggtggttgtCCAGTGTGGGAGTCTAGCGCCCCCTAGTggttggaagaattaaaaaaaaagaaaatctgagggGCGTGCCTGTGAGATGGGCGGGAGAGGGGAGTCG is a window from the Leopardus geoffroyi isolate Oge1 chromosome A2, O.geoffroyi_Oge1_pat1.0, whole genome shotgun sequence genome containing:
- the SH2D3A gene encoding SH2 domain-containing protein 3A isoform X3; translated protein: MEKTSPASPGTTAPCPVRTRKWSDSQPAGLEHMGRSREDHCGPEASAMPMCALPRMGSDPVLLKTPAPLGSVADSLRASDGQLHAKAPTKPPRTPSLVLRDASGRPPTYCELVPRVPSAQGTPPGHSSPETEAPWWEAEEEEEEESRSFARPQAEVSFCPPNNPSCLLGPQNRPLEPRVLSTLRGLFLEHHPGSTALHLLLVDCQATGLLGVTKAQRGAMGVASGLELLTLPHGHRLRLELLERHEALALAGALAVLGCAGPLEERAATLRGLVELALALGPGAAGDLPGLAAVMGALLMPQVSRLERTWRQLRRSHTEAALAFEQELKPLMRALDEGAGHCDPGEVALPHVVPAVRLLEGEELPGPLDESCERLLRTLHRARQMAQDAPKFREAAARRLRGFRPNPQLREALTTGFVQRLLWGSRGVGAPQAARLEKFQRVLNVLSQRLEPDG
- the SH2D3A gene encoding SH2 domain-containing protein 3A isoform X2 is translated as MQVPQDGEDFASQPWYHGPLSRQKAEALLRQDGDFLVRASGSRGGHPVISCRWQGSALHFEVLRVALRPRPGRPTALFQLEDERFPSLTSLVLSYATGQRPLSQATGAVASRPVIRQGPIRRSFSEDTLRGSPALTELPRTRKWSDSQPAGLEHMGRSREDHCGPEASAMPMCALPRMGSDPVLLKTPAPLGSVADSLRASDGQLHAKAPTKPPRTPSLVLRDASGRPPTYCELVPRVPSAQGTPPGHSSPETEAPWWEAEEEEEEESRSFARPQAEVSFCPPNNPSCLLGPQNRPLEPRVLSTLRGLFLEHHPGSTALHLLLVDCQATGLLGVTKAQRGAMGVASGLELLTLPHGHRLRLELLERHEALALAGALAVLGCAGPLEERAATLRGLVELALALGPGAAGDLPGLAAVMGALLMPQVSRLERTWRQLRRSHTEAALAFEQELKPLMRALDEGAGHCDPGEVALPHVVPAVRLLEGEELPGPLDESCERLLRTLHRARQMAQDAPKFREAAARRLRGFRPNPQLREALTTGFVQRLLWGSRGVGAPQAARLEKFQRVLNVLSQRLEPDG
- the SH2D3A gene encoding SH2 domain-containing protein 3A isoform X1: MQVPQDGEDFASQPWYHGPLSRQKAEALLRQDGDFLVRASGSRGGHPVISCRWQGSALHFEVLRVALRPRPGRPTALFQLEDERFPSLTSLVLSYATGQRPLSQATGAVASRPVIRQGPIRRSFSEDTLRGSPALTELPRTRKWSDSQPAGLEHMGRSREDHCGPEASAMPMCALPRMGSDPVLLKTPAPLGSVADSLRASDGQLHAKAPTKPPRTPSLVLRDASGRPPTYCELVPRVPSAQGTPPGHSSPETEAPWWEAEEEEEEESRSFARPQAEVSFCPPNNPSCLLGPQNRPLEPRVLSTLRGLFLEHHPGSTALHLLLVDCQLTSPLTPAAQATGLLGVTKAQRGAMGVASGLELLTLPHGHRLRLELLERHEALALAGALAVLGCAGPLEERAATLRGLVELALALGPGAAGDLPGLAAVMGALLMPQVSRLERTWRQLRRSHTEAALAFEQELKPLMRALDEGAGHCDPGEVALPHVVPAVRLLEGEELPGPLDESCERLLRTLHRARQMAQDAPKFREAAARRLRGFRPNPQLREALTTGFVQRLLWGSRGVGAPQAARLEKFQRVLNVLSQRLEPDG